From Ancylobacter polymorphus, a single genomic window includes:
- a CDS encoding IS110 family transposase, whose product MTDQCKTAAIHRQANTLFVSLELGRARWLVTVCAPRSDKFSRHTIAGGDSAGLLQLLLRLRAAAERRLGAPISAAVVQEAGLDGFWLHRLLLREGIASYVVDPASIAVNRRHRRAKTDAVDGDLLVRTLMAWSRGEHQVCSMVEAPSPDAEDRRRLSRERGRLIKERIAHTNRIKGLLFGQGVGDYDPLRADRRTRLATLQTGDGRPLPDHLGREISREIDRLELVLSQLTAVERERDTLLAQAGEMAPALLVRLRGIGPEFASLLWLEALFRRFDNRRQIAAYAGLAPSPWQSGGIDREQGITKAGNPRLRHTMVELAWFWVRHQPGSALSRWFAQRVGPGRGRVRRIAIVALARKLLVALWRYVTQGTMPEGAVLKP is encoded by the coding sequence ATGACCGATCAGTGCAAGACGGCCGCCATCCATCGGCAGGCTAACACGCTCTTCGTCTCTCTCGAACTCGGCCGGGCGCGATGGCTGGTGACAGTATGCGCGCCCAGGAGCGACAAGTTCTCGCGCCACACCATCGCAGGAGGCGACAGCGCGGGACTTCTGCAGCTCCTTTTGCGGCTGCGAGCTGCCGCCGAGCGCCGGCTTGGTGCGCCGATATCGGCCGCTGTTGTTCAGGAAGCGGGGCTGGATGGCTTTTGGCTCCACCGTCTGCTGCTGCGCGAGGGGATCGCCAGCTACGTCGTGGACCCGGCCTCGATTGCGGTGAATCGTCGTCACCGACGGGCGAAGACCGACGCGGTCGACGGCGACCTTCTCGTGCGCACGCTCATGGCCTGGTCACGAGGCGAGCACCAGGTCTGCTCGATGGTCGAGGCGCCAAGCCCGGACGCGGAGGACCGGCGACGGCTGTCGCGCGAGCGCGGTCGGCTGATCAAGGAGCGCATCGCACATACGAACCGCATCAAAGGTCTCCTGTTCGGCCAGGGAGTGGGCGATTACGACCCGCTCCGCGCGGACCGGCGCACGCGCCTTGCCACCCTCCAGACCGGAGATGGCCGCCCCTTGCCGGACCATCTCGGCAGAGAGATCAGCCGCGAGATCGACCGTCTGGAGCTCGTACTGTCTCAGCTGACCGCGGTCGAACGCGAGCGCGATACGCTTCTCGCACAAGCCGGAGAGATGGCGCCGGCCCTGCTCGTCCGCCTACGGGGAATCGGACCTGAGTTCGCCTCGCTGTTGTGGCTGGAAGCCCTGTTCCGGCGCTTCGACAACCGCCGTCAGATCGCAGCTTATGCAGGATTGGCCCCAAGCCCGTGGCAGAGCGGCGGCATCGACCGCGAGCAGGGCATTACCAAGGCGGGCAACCCTCGCCTGCGTCATACCATGGTCGAGCTGGCCTGGTTCTGGGTCCGCCATCAGCCCGGGTCGGCGCTCAGCCGCTGGTTCGCCCAGCGGGTAGGCCCAGGGCGCGGCCGGGTT
- a CDS encoding tyrosine-type recombinase/integrase — MVSIVRAVAGVDGIPNGFPILLDARMSIVEPAFSYLLELSTIPGRSHATETLRTYSEHLHDWFDTLEQSELDWRLANEGTIAAYRNRMLSAPSPHTGRPYARSTVNDRVRTVCRFYSWAHRRRLIDALPFDYIDVSLRSARRQGMLAHLDHRPPVVMANVLTISEAERLPRPLRVDQLQCLFQHLDPPYGLIAEWALATGMRRKELCGLQLHQVPEVAHLDVDQAPLVSIPLTITKGDRPRSVYPPLRLIDRTHWYVGEERAALVKRLRRAQPGYRVPAALFLNSKGKPVSRARLSAAFGTAFRAAGLIGSGHWLRHTFAMTMLVRLQKQATTAPDLNPLKIVQVLLGHVSIQSTAIYLRCVELHADTLAESLAYLYGELVPHDRA; from the coding sequence ATGGTTTCGATCGTGCGGGCGGTCGCCGGTGTTGACGGGATTCCGAACGGATTTCCCATTTTGCTCGACGCACGGATGTCGATCGTCGAGCCGGCCTTCAGCTATCTGCTCGAGCTTTCCACAATCCCCGGCCGCTCTCATGCGACGGAGACGCTGCGGACCTACAGCGAGCATCTTCATGACTGGTTCGACACGCTGGAACAGAGCGAACTGGATTGGCGTCTCGCCAATGAGGGGACGATCGCAGCTTACCGCAACAGGATGCTGTCGGCGCCAAGCCCGCATACGGGCCGTCCCTATGCCCGTTCGACGGTCAACGACCGCGTCCGGACGGTCTGCCGCTTCTATTCATGGGCGCATCGGCGCAGGCTGATCGACGCGCTGCCGTTCGACTATATCGACGTGTCGCTGCGATCGGCGCGCCGACAGGGCATGCTGGCGCATCTGGATCATCGTCCGCCTGTTGTGATGGCGAACGTCCTGACGATCTCGGAAGCCGAACGGCTGCCGCGTCCGCTTCGCGTCGATCAACTCCAATGCCTGTTCCAGCATCTCGATCCGCCCTATGGCCTGATCGCCGAGTGGGCATTGGCGACCGGCATGCGCCGCAAGGAGCTTTGCGGCTTGCAGCTTCATCAGGTGCCGGAGGTCGCCCATCTCGATGTCGATCAGGCTCCGCTCGTGAGCATTCCGCTGACCATCACCAAGGGCGACCGGCCGCGATCGGTCTATCCGCCCTTGCGATTGATCGATCGCACCCACTGGTATGTCGGAGAGGAACGCGCTGCTCTCGTGAAGCGCCTGCGCAGGGCTCAACCCGGTTATCGGGTGCCGGCGGCACTTTTCCTCAACAGCAAGGGCAAGCCTGTTTCCCGAGCGAGACTCTCTGCGGCGTTCGGCACGGCGTTCCGCGCGGCAGGGCTTATCGGGTCGGGGCATTGGCTGCGCCACACCTTCGCGATGACGATGCTCGTGCGCCTGCAGAAGCAGGCGACGACGGCGCCCGACCTCAACCCGTTGAAGATCGTGCAGGTCCTGTTGGGTCACGTGTCGATCCAGTCGACGGCCATCTATCTACGCTGTGTCGAGCTTCACGCCGACACGCTCGCCGAGAGCCTTGCCTATCTCTATGGCGAGCTGGTGCCCCATGACCGGGCGTAG
- a CDS encoding integrase, which yields MPAQAQNLVRFDRPQRVSSRSLWADPQWHFDSTRPDLRTHQLLIDWAFELPDGSRFTDPPWGRWLEDARTFIWSLHVDPPPGRRQARARSLVATALRLRALIRWMAEQAMRNFAQLDRDTAERFMQHVAGRRTLAGAPIRPGTRHDYANLLLALYQQRSRLAFAPPEHPFGDERASRFSGFSRHTVQRLPFTPDAIAVPLVSAAIRLIGQPADDVIALRDQAVPFRMDDQGRSFFTHRQAVRALVSSFRFSTIEGEHTPWHAPLTRTKDLRLLVNRIQEACFITIAYLVGARVSEILTLEANCIEEHPSADGSEAFAYLRGRIFKTAASEAGTPHLWPVPPPVLRAIEILHRLSEPFRADAGRPELWLSLSGSGLVDRRAPEVMTASSLIVRLNKRFAPFIDLPHNDDGSPWHLTTHQGRKTFARFVGKRDRTGLHALQHHFGHVTRIMTDSAYVGTDFDLGELVDAQTLEETRSALEELLTASRLGGKAGRLLSSRSRFRGRTRDGELAAYVDFLIEDSGMRLGVCDWGYCVYRAETAACMGDERGPNPLWRTESACVSCANFAVTERHRPVWQARLERNLALIADQRIDGASRALANTRIAECERILSDLSAIEGPHGQAASRKPA from the coding sequence ATGCCAGCGCAAGCGCAGAACCTCGTCCGTTTTGACCGCCCGCAACGCGTATCGTCACGGTCGCTTTGGGCAGACCCTCAATGGCATTTCGACAGCACGCGGCCCGACCTGCGAACCCATCAACTCTTGATCGATTGGGCTTTCGAACTGCCTGACGGCAGCCGTTTCACCGATCCACCGTGGGGCCGGTGGCTGGAGGACGCACGCACCTTCATTTGGTCGCTTCACGTCGATCCGCCGCCAGGGCGTCGACAGGCGCGGGCAAGGTCGCTCGTCGCGACCGCGCTCAGGCTTCGCGCCCTGATCCGATGGATGGCCGAGCAGGCGATGCGCAACTTCGCCCAACTGGACCGCGATACAGCCGAACGGTTCATGCAGCACGTGGCAGGACGACGAACTCTTGCAGGAGCTCCGATCAGGCCCGGCACCAGGCACGACTACGCCAACCTTCTTCTCGCCCTCTATCAGCAACGGTCCAGGCTCGCTTTTGCGCCTCCCGAGCATCCCTTCGGTGATGAGCGCGCCAGCCGGTTCTCCGGGTTCAGTCGTCATACGGTCCAGCGCTTGCCCTTCACGCCGGACGCCATCGCCGTTCCACTTGTCTCGGCTGCGATCCGGTTGATCGGGCAGCCAGCCGACGACGTCATTGCGCTGCGCGACCAGGCCGTGCCGTTTCGCATGGACGATCAGGGCCGTTCCTTCTTCACTCACCGGCAGGCCGTCCGCGCGCTCGTGTCGTCGTTTCGCTTTTCTACCATCGAGGGTGAGCACACCCCCTGGCATGCACCGCTGACCCGGACCAAGGATCTTCGCCTGCTGGTCAACCGGATCCAGGAGGCTTGCTTCATCACCATCGCCTATCTGGTCGGCGCACGGGTCTCAGAGATCCTGACGCTGGAGGCGAACTGCATCGAGGAACATCCATCCGCGGATGGCAGCGAAGCCTTCGCCTACCTCCGCGGTCGGATATTCAAGACCGCCGCCAGCGAGGCCGGAACACCGCATCTGTGGCCGGTCCCGCCGCCTGTCCTGCGCGCCATCGAGATTCTGCATCGCCTATCGGAGCCTTTTCGCGCCGACGCGGGCCGACCCGAGCTTTGGCTCTCTCTTTCCGGCAGCGGCCTCGTCGATCGCCGAGCTCCCGAGGTCATGACAGCCAGTTCGCTCATCGTCCGTCTGAACAAACGGTTCGCTCCCTTCATCGATCTGCCTCACAATGACGATGGCTCACCCTGGCATCTCACCACACATCAGGGCCGCAAGACCTTCGCCCGCTTCGTCGGCAAGCGCGACCGCACCGGCCTGCACGCCCTCCAGCATCATTTCGGGCACGTGACCCGCATCATGACCGACAGCGCCTATGTCGGCACGGATTTCGATCTCGGTGAGCTCGTGGACGCTCAAACCCTCGAAGAGACCCGCTCCGCTCTCGAGGAACTGCTCACCGCCTCGCGTCTCGGCGGCAAGGCTGGACGACTGCTGTCGTCGCGATCGCGCTTCCGGGGCCGTACCCGCGACGGCGAACTTGCCGCCTATGTCGATTTCCTGATCGAGGACAGCGGCATGCGGCTGGGCGTCTGCGATTGGGGCTATTGCGTCTATCGCGCCGAGACCGCCGCCTGCATGGGTGACGAACGCGGCCCGAACCCGCTCTGGCGCACCGAGAGCGCCTGCGTGAGCTGCGCGAACTTCGCCGTCACCGAGCGCCACCGGCCCGTCTGGCAAGCCCGGCTCGAGCGCAATCTCGCGCTGATTGCCGACCAACGGATCGACGGAGCGAGCCGTGCACTCGCCAACACACGTATTGCCGAGTGCGAGCGCATTCTGTCCGATCTTTCCGCAATAGAGGGTCCCCATGGCCAAGCCGCCAGCCGCAAACCCGCATGA